Below is a genomic region from Macaca thibetana thibetana isolate TM-01 chromosome 1, ASM2454274v1, whole genome shotgun sequence.
CTGGCAGTCTTTGCTCCCTCTTCCCTGACCAGCTCCTGCTACCCTCTGGCTTCCTTGGTCCTCCTCTATCTTTGACCCGTTATCTAGCTTCCCTGTACAATTACCCTGTTCGTCAACACTTTGCCCTTGGTCTTTCACaactcctctctccccttcctccccgcAGCCCTTGACTTGGCCCCAAAGACCTGTAACTTTGGCCCTCCATACCGCACTATGGCTTAGCTCCTTCCCTTTAACCTAGCCCCTTCACCGTCATCATCTGTGATCACTAGCCCCATCTTCTTGGCTCTTACTTCTTAGACCTGGCCCCTTCTCCACTTCTCAGCCCCTTCCACCTATGCTTCTCCCTGTGCAGCTGAGCCCCCGGGAAGACAAAGCCCAATAGACCTCTTTTCCCCCAAAATCTCTGCAGTGTGATGTGACAGTGCCTCTGTACTTCAGCTTCATTCTCGTCTCAGTAGGCAATTGGCTTTCTATCTCTGCGCGTCCCAGTCTTACCCATCCTGCAAGTCTTAGATCAAATACCTACTATTCCATGAAACTGCTCAACCCTGATCTCATCAGGGAGATACACCTGTGTCATGTGAACTTCAGCggtactgtttttatttatttccttccttcccgtcttctctccttttctccttcagtACTGGTATAATGGTTAAAAGCACTGGCTTTGAAGTGATGGGCATAGgccccagttctgccacttacttgcTGTGGGCCCTTGGTCAAggtacttaatttctctgagcctcagctttctcatctctaaaataaggaTGATGTGAAGTGAAATTAGATGATTCATGTATGGTGCTTAGTTCACAGCTTAGCACTTGATATGAGctttgaaaaatgttaataatgtgcCAGTGCTGTGTTAGACACTGAGGAGTGGGTACAAAGGTGACTAAGGCCCAGTTCCTGCCCCTGTCCCCTGAACTTAACCTTCTGCATTGTAAGACAATTTCTGCAGTTCATGGTCTGTGTCACTACACTGTATCACAAACTGTGAGTGGTAATCATAATCCTAAATCCTTTTGCTCTTACATTGACCTAGCATCCAGCCCTGGGTAGAGCTGGAGCTTGGTAAATTATAGGTTCTCAGAATAGCAATTTTGGAATGGAGGCCAAATAGCTCATAGCATAGAGATACTGTAGCCGTGGGTCAGATGGGagcagggcagggggtgggggatgggatgGTGGCATAAATTAAGATCACATTCTGTCACTTATACATTCAAAGACATTTGAGCACCCAGCTTTATGCTGCAGAAGGAGATTACTAATATGACCCAGTCCCTTTCCTCAAGTTGCTTATAAACTGCTAGTAGAAACAGACATGTAAGTAAGTAATTGCAAACCACTATAAGGCAAGCACAAGATTCTGTGAGTGCATAAAGGAGAAAGGCAGGAATCAGGAGATTGCTGAGGAAAAGTGGGTGAGAATAGACACAAGTAACCATGAATTGGGTTCTGAAGACAGAGCTGGTGTTTTATTCagctcattcaacaaatacttatgaaGGATCTACTGTGTATGGCTGCCACTACTCTAGGAGTTTTGGTTACATTggtaaattgaaaaaaaaaaaaaaaccccccaaaaaaacacaaagacatCAGCTCTCATGGAACTTATGTTTTAGGGAAGCAGACAATAAATAATtgacataaagaaaatgtcagaagGTAAGATATGCTATGGGGCAGGGGGACTGGGAGTGTGGGAgtgacttaaattttttaaaggatggtCAGGAAACAGTGTCTAAGTATCACGGAATAGTTTCTCATGTTTACTTGCGTTTTTGGAAGTAAAGCAAgtcaattatttttcatattgattatCTAAATTCTTCAAGGAGCACTAACAGGGATTGGTAAATTACAGCTCACTTCctgttttaaataaagttttattggaacacagccacactcctTTATGtcttatctatggctgctttaaTGATTCGTGATACAGTGGCAGAATTGAATAGTTACATGGCCATAAATATCCCATGGCCATAAATATCCCATGgccataaatatttactaaatattatctggccttttacagaaaaagcttgtCAATCTCTGGTTCTTAAAGAGTTGAGGGTCTGTCTGTATTTCACATTTTAGAAGGTTATATACAGTTTTAtgctatttttaagttaaaagttttttcttaatGAGATCGTTTAAAAGATCTTTTTCTTGTGTTCTTCACAGGGCCTGGATATAATGTCTTCAACAGTTGTAACAGCAGCTGCTATTTGCTGATTGACAGCATGTGTCACACACTCTGCTGAGTATTACaggcatttttttctaatataaagtcTTGTAGTGTGGGTAGGTATCACAATTTTAGTGATGAGGGAGTTTAAGCTCAGAGTGGTTGAATAATTTGCAGAGAGTAGTAGAGTTAGTATGTGTCACAGTTGTAATCCAGCCCTAAATGTAGTCAGTACCTCTTTcttcattctgtgtttttttccagaaatacttGCAGACTTGAAGGAATTATCAGTCTTTCATTTTCTATCATCAGTGTCCTGTGATAGTTTGTGCTTCCCTCCCTCATCCCTTTGTTCATGTCACTCTGTTCACCAGCCCACTCTGCTGAAATGTCGTTATTTCTTCAAGGCCTGGAGGAAATGCTATCACTCTCATCAGAGGTACTTTTCACCCCAACTCTTTCCCTGTCCTTGGCTGTAGGAACCTAAAGGAGTCTGTGAGGCTTAGCACACATTTACTGATGTTTGCACAAATCAAGGCCTATACTGGGCACTCTTATGTGTTTAGTTTTGGGGTGGAGTGTGGGGAGTGtggtttgtgtgtctgtgtctgtgtttatcTTTGTGTGTACTTGGTATGtgagtgtgtgcttgtgtgtggtgtgtgggtatATGTGTGTAGACATATATGTAACTATGTGTGTGGCTGTGGCATGTGGCTaaatgtgtgtgtagtgtgtgtgtggtgtgataaTGTatggttgtgtgtggtgtgtaggtgtgtggtgtgtagttgTGTGGCTGTTGTGTGTGGTATGAGAATGTGAGTGTGTCTGGTATGTGAGTATGACTGTGTCACATGAGAATGTGgctttgtgtatggtgtgagtgtgtatgtgtgattcTGCTTgcttgtgtgcatgcatgcgtgtgcgGGGGGGGCAGTGGGTGGGGCTTTGTGTGGTGTTTGAGAATGTAGTGGAGGGCACTGACTGATCAGAAGAAACACAGCCCAGGCCCCACAGTAGGTCCTGGAGGTCCCAGGTATTAACCCAGATGTTTACTTGCTAGATTCTGCTGTGGTCTGGAGAGGGGTACAGTGGCAGAAATCTCAAGAAAAGGCAAAGCTGGGCTTGTCACCTAGGAGAGCCTCAAGAtttagaggttttgttttgttcattttgaaatCTGGCAAATAGATGGATACTTGTAAGGAAGGCTTTTCAAAAAGGATTAAACATAAAAAGAGTTAGAGTTAACTTACAGTTAGGCAGAAAAATTGCACTTATCCCAAAATGAAAGCTCTTTTACTTGCCCATGAATTATAGTCTGGATTGTCGTTGCTTAGTGATATCAAGAGTGACATTATTCAAATGGCACAAAATATCATCTGGTGGTGGTGGACAAAGCCGGTACCTTCTTTTTGCTCTGGTGGGTAGCTTTAAATATCTCTGAAAGTTTGTCACTTAAAAGGTAGCAAGTAAAGGTGTTCTATCCAAGTATTCCAGTTGATTGAAGTTATTTCTAGTGGATGGTCCCATGGGGAAGGTGTATACCCTTCAAACTGAACAAAAGATTCCCTATGATCTGGCCCAACCCAAAGAATAAAggtgttggccatttgtgttcATTCTCAGGGTTCAGAGATGGGCAGTGAGAAGGAGCAGAGTCCAGAACCACACCTGcctgaggaaggggaagggggtaAGCCTTGGAGAGTGGATGACTCAGAGGGTTCTTGGATCCCACCTGGGGAGAAGGAGCATGGGCAAGAGAGCCTGTCGGATGAACTGCAAGAAACTCATCCAAAAAAACCATGGCAGAAAGTCACTGTCCCGGCTCGAGAGCCAGGGGATCCCATTGCTCATCCAAGGCATGAGGCAGATGAGAAACCCTTTATATGTGCCCAGTGTGGCAAAACCTTCAATAATACCTCCAACCTGAGAACACACCAGCGGATCCACACTGGTGAGAAGCCTTACAAGTGTTCTGAATGTGGCAAGAGCTTCTCGAGAAGCTCCAACCGCATCCGGCACGAGCGGATCCACCTGGAAGAGAAACACTACAAATGCCCCAAGTGTCAGGAGAGCTTTCGGCGGCGCTCAGACCTCACCACACACCAGCAAGATCACCTAGGCAAGCGGCCATACCGCTGTGACATCTGTGGCAAGAGCTTCAGCCAGAGCGCCACACTAGCTGTGCATCACCGGACCCACCTGGAGCCAGCGCCCTACATCTGCTGTGAGTGTGGGAAGAGCTTCAGCAACAGCTCCAGCTTTGGCGTGCATCACCGCACCCACACAGGTGAGAGACCTTATGAGTGCACTGAGTGCGGGCGGACCTTCAGTGATATCTCCAACTTTGGAGCTCACCAGAGGACCCACAGAGGGGAGAAGCCCTACCGGTGTACTGTGTGCGGGAAACACTTCTCCCGGAGCTCGAATCTCATCCGCCACCAGAAAACTCACTTGGGCGAGCAGGCTGGGAAAGATTCCAGCTGAAGGAGAGCCCCATTTAGAGTGaaggagagagagcgagagaccCCAACCTATTGGAGGAA
It encodes:
- the ZNF691 gene encoding zinc finger protein 691 isoform X1, translated to MCHSCNPALNVVSTSFFILCFFPEILADLKELSVFHFLSSVSCDSLCFPPSSLCSCHSVHQPTLLKCRYFFKAWRKCYHSHQSLDCRCLVISRVTLFKWHKISSGGGGQSRYLLFALGSEMGSEKEQSPEPHLPEEGEGGKPWRVDDSEGSWIPPGEKEHGQESLSDELQETHPKKPWQKVTVPAREPGDPIAHPRHEADEKPFICAQCGKTFNNTSNLRTHQRIHTGEKPYKCSECGKSFSRSSNRIRHERIHLEEKHYKCPKCQESFRRRSDLTTHQQDHLGKRPYRCDICGKSFSQSATLAVHHRTHLEPAPYICCECGKSFSNSSSFGVHHRTHTGERPYECTECGRTFSDISNFGAHQRTHRGEKPYRCTVCGKHFSRSSNLIRHQKTHLGEQAGKDSS
- the ZNF691 gene encoding zinc finger protein 691 isoform X3, which encodes MSLCSPAHSAEMSLFLQGLEEMLSLSSEGSEMGSEKEQSPEPHLPEEGEGGKPWRVDDSEGSWIPPGEKEHGQESLSDELQETHPKKPWQKVTVPAREPGDPIAHPRHEADEKPFICAQCGKTFNNTSNLRTHQRIHTGEKPYKCSECGKSFSRSSNRIRHERIHLEEKHYKCPKCQESFRRRSDLTTHQQDHLGKRPYRCDICGKSFSQSATLAVHHRTHLEPAPYICCECGKSFSNSSSFGVHHRTHTGERPYECTECGRTFSDISNFGAHQRTHRGEKPYRCTVCGKHFSRSSNLIRHQKTHLGEQAGKDSS
- the ZNF691 gene encoding zinc finger protein 691 isoform X4 → MSLFLQGLEEMLSLSSEGSEMGSEKEQSPEPHLPEEGEGGKPWRVDDSEGSWIPPGEKEHGQESLSDELQETHPKKPWQKVTVPAREPGDPIAHPRHEADEKPFICAQCGKTFNNTSNLRTHQRIHTGEKPYKCSECGKSFSRSSNRIRHERIHLEEKHYKCPKCQESFRRRSDLTTHQQDHLGKRPYRCDICGKSFSQSATLAVHHRTHLEPAPYICCECGKSFSNSSSFGVHHRTHTGERPYECTECGRTFSDISNFGAHQRTHRGEKPYRCTVCGKHFSRSSNLIRHQKTHLGEQAGKDSS
- the ZNF691 gene encoding zinc finger protein 691 isoform X2; this encodes MNYSLDCRCLVISRVTLFKWHKISSGGGGQSRYLLFALGSEMGSEKEQSPEPHLPEEGEGGKPWRVDDSEGSWIPPGEKEHGQESLSDELQETHPKKPWQKVTVPAREPGDPIAHPRHEADEKPFICAQCGKTFNNTSNLRTHQRIHTGEKPYKCSECGKSFSRSSNRIRHERIHLEEKHYKCPKCQESFRRRSDLTTHQQDHLGKRPYRCDICGKSFSQSATLAVHHRTHLEPAPYICCECGKSFSNSSSFGVHHRTHTGERPYECTECGRTFSDISNFGAHQRTHRGEKPYRCTVCGKHFSRSSNLIRHQKTHLGEQAGKDSS